Proteins from one Bradyrhizobium roseum genomic window:
- a CDS encoding Crp/Fnr family transcriptional regulator, protein MASVDRSLVANLPMFAGLSPAEQDDLLREARSTRYSKGTAVFDQGLEAIRFFLLLHGHLRVEKTTAQGQQTVVRYVSAGELFGVAQAMNLTHYPATAVAAVDSIALAWPSSSWQRLIAKYPSLAASALQTVGSRLQDTQARVLELSNEQVEQRVAHALLRLAKQAGRKVESGVEIDFPISRQDIAEMTGTTLHTVSRILSAWESEGLIEGGRQRIVLRDPHRLHGLAQGDEAIQARKRSP, encoded by the coding sequence ATGGCCTCTGTCGACCGGTCGCTGGTGGCGAATTTGCCGATGTTCGCGGGCCTTTCGCCGGCCGAGCAGGACGACCTGCTGCGCGAAGCGCGCTCGACCCGGTACTCCAAGGGCACTGCGGTCTTCGATCAGGGACTGGAGGCCATCCGGTTCTTTCTTCTGCTTCACGGACATCTGCGCGTCGAAAAGACGACCGCGCAGGGGCAGCAGACCGTGGTTCGCTACGTTTCCGCGGGCGAGCTCTTCGGGGTGGCACAGGCCATGAACCTGACGCACTATCCCGCGACCGCGGTCGCCGCCGTCGACAGCATCGCGCTGGCATGGCCGTCATCGTCATGGCAGCGCCTGATAGCCAAATATCCCAGCCTTGCTGCGAGCGCCCTGCAAACCGTTGGCAGCCGTCTGCAGGACACCCAGGCACGCGTTCTGGAGTTATCGAACGAACAGGTCGAACAACGGGTCGCCCACGCCCTTCTCCGCCTCGCCAAACAAGCAGGACGAAAGGTCGAGAGTGGCGTCGAGATCGACTTTCCGATCAGCCGGCAGGACATCGCCGAGATGACCGGTACGACCCTGCACACGGTCAGCCGCATCCTCAGCGCTTGGGAAAGCGAAGGACTCATCGAGGGAGGCCGGCAGCGCATCGTGTTGCGGGACCCCCACCGCCTCCATGGACTTGCCCAAGGCGACGAGGCCATTCAGGCACGTAAGCGTAGTCCCTAA
- a CDS encoding DUF1858 domain-containing protein, with protein sequence MQNISVPTTEMIVDDVMRRWPSTIRIFVKFQMLCVGCPIANFHSVGEASDEHELETGTFLSKIVEKAKEAT encoded by the coding sequence ATGCAAAACATATCGGTACCCACTACGGAAATGATCGTCGATGATGTGATGCGTCGTTGGCCATCGACGATCCGAATTTTTGTGAAATTCCAAATGCTATGCGTGGGGTGTCCGATCGCGAACTTCCACTCGGTCGGCGAGGCGAGCGATGAGCACGAACTCGAGACCGGAACCTTCCTGTCGAAAATCGTGGAGAAGGCGAAAGAGGCGACTTAG
- a CDS encoding DUF2274 domain-containing protein: MGKLKLGAIADDKPVKLTVDLPADVHRDLAAYTDMLARETGQSISDPAKLVAPMLARFMATDRAFAKTRRKGQPAQGKG, translated from the coding sequence ATGGGAAAGCTGAAGCTCGGCGCTATCGCCGATGACAAGCCGGTAAAGCTCACCGTGGATCTGCCGGCCGATGTCCATCGCGATCTCGCGGCCTACACCGACATGCTCGCCCGTGAAACCGGGCAGTCGATCTCGGATCCGGCAAAGCTGGTCGCGCCAATGCTGGCGCGATTCATGGCAACCGACCGAGCCTTTGCAAAGACTCGCCGCAAGGGTCAGCCTGCACAAGGCAAGGGATAG
- a CDS encoding TrbI/VirB10 family protein, with protein MTGADGPGSTSHKSATEIASSLRLRPERPPVTRLSRKVLAAGTALALVLVSGAVLWALQQNRARGPASEELYSIDHHNVADGLAGLPRDYAGIPRDVPRLGPPLPGDLGRPIVAAQAQSGPLGIDPEQQRMSQESEAARTSKVFASTNVRPPAAATSAETTSNVAAPSDEASAQNGQDRKLAFVSAAVDRRTTSPDRVAKPASRYVVQAGSVISAALITGIRSDLPGQIMAHVTEPLFDTLSGQTLLVPQGARLIGIYDSRITQGQSRVLLVWTRLILPNGRSIVLERQPGADTAGYAGLHDEVDHHWGELFKAALLSTLLGVGTELGSGSDAGSGNSAILQALRRGVGESLNQTGQQIVRRNLNIQPTLTIRPGFPVRVIVNRDLVLEPYRG; from the coding sequence ATGACTGGCGCCGATGGTCCTGGTTCTACCTCGCATAAGAGTGCTACGGAGATAGCCAGTTCACTGCGCCTGCGTCCAGAACGTCCGCCCGTGACACGCCTGTCGCGTAAGGTGTTGGCTGCGGGCACGGCCCTCGCGCTCGTTCTCGTTTCCGGAGCCGTGCTGTGGGCCCTGCAGCAGAATCGCGCGCGTGGTCCAGCTTCCGAAGAGCTTTACAGCATCGATCACCACAATGTGGCCGACGGCCTTGCCGGGCTGCCGCGCGACTATGCGGGCATTCCGCGCGATGTGCCGCGCCTTGGGCCGCCGTTGCCGGGTGATCTTGGTCGTCCCATTGTTGCGGCCCAGGCCCAGTCCGGGCCCCTTGGGATCGATCCCGAGCAGCAGCGAATGAGTCAGGAAAGTGAGGCCGCGCGCACCAGCAAGGTATTTGCGTCAACGAATGTTCGACCACCGGCTGCAGCAACTTCTGCCGAGACGACCTCAAATGTCGCAGCGCCGTCCGATGAGGCGTCTGCCCAGAATGGACAGGACCGCAAGCTCGCTTTTGTGAGCGCTGCCGTTGATCGGCGGACCACGAGCCCTGACCGTGTGGCGAAGCCAGCCTCGCGTTATGTCGTCCAGGCGGGGTCCGTGATTTCGGCGGCCCTTATTACGGGCATCCGATCCGATCTGCCTGGGCAGATCATGGCGCATGTGACCGAACCGCTATTTGATACGCTGTCCGGTCAAACTTTGTTGGTGCCCCAGGGGGCGCGGCTGATAGGAATCTACGATAGCCGCATTACACAGGGACAGTCGCGCGTGCTCCTGGTCTGGACACGCCTGATCCTGCCGAACGGCCGATCGATTGTCCTCGAGCGCCAGCCGGGTGCCGATACCGCAGGCTATGCCGGGCTTCACGACGAGGTCGATCACCACTGGGGCGAGCTGTTCAAGGCGGCGTTGCTGTCGACTTTGCTTGGTGTAGGAACCGAACTTGGGTCCGGCTCGGATGCCGGCAGTGGAAACAGCGCCATTCTGCAGGCCCTTCGCCGTGGGGTAGGGGAGTCCCTGAACCAAACCGGTCAACAGATCGTTCGGCGCAATCTCAACATCCAGCCGACCCTGACAATCCGGCCGGGTTTTCCGGTGCGGGTAATCGTCAATCGCGACCTCGTGCTCGAACCATATAGAGGCTGA